A window of Castanea sativa cultivar Marrone di Chiusa Pesio chromosome 1, ASM4071231v1 contains these coding sequences:
- the LOC142622613 gene encoding uncharacterized protein LOC142622613, translating into MASSPPLSPPSPSPSPSSTLGKLSPVVVFAHGAGAPSSSDWMIRWKEKLGKALNAVEVVTFDYPYISGGKRRAPPKAEKLVEFHSDIVKKTVAKYPGHPLILAGKSMGSRVSCMVACEEDIGASAIVCLGYPLKGMTGAVRDETLLQVTVPIMFVQGSKDTLCPLEKLEAVRKKLKPNIGLHVIDGGDHSFKIGKKHLQTKGSTQDAAEDLAVQAIAAFVSKSTKAS; encoded by the exons ATGGCTTCGTCACCTCCTTTatcaccaccatcaccatcaccatcaccatcttCAACACTCGGGAAGTTATCCCCTGTGGTCGTCTTCGCCCATGGTGCTGGTGCTCCTTCCTCTTCTGATTGGATGATTAG ATGGAAAGAAAAGTTGGGCAAGGCGCTGAATGCTGTTGAAGTAGTTACTTTTGACTACCCTT ACATTTCTGGTGGGAAACGAAGGGCTCCTCCCAAGGCAGAAAAATTGGTTGAGTTTCACTCAGATATTGTCAAAAAGACCGTTGCTAAGTACCCTGGGCATCCGCTGATTTTGGCAGGGAAATCCATGGGATCAAG agTCAGCTGCATGGTGGCTTGTGAGGAAGATATTGGTGCTTCAGCAATAGTTTGCTTGGGATACCCGCTAAAG GGGATGACTGGAGCTGTGCGAGATGAAACACTGTTGCAAGTTACAGTTCCTATAATGTTTGTACAG GGTAGCAAAGACACTCTGTGTCCACTGGAAAAGCTGGAAGCTGTTCGTAAGAAGTTGAAACCAAATATTGGTTTGCATGTGATTGATGGTGGTGACCATTCCTTCAAGATTGGCAAGAAGCACCTTCAAACCAAGGGGTCAACCCAAGATGCAGCTGAAGATCTTGCTGTTCAGGCCATTGCAGCATTTGTATCCAAGTCTACTAAAGCAAGTTAA